The sequence below is a genomic window from Falsibacillus pallidus.
TGCTTCTGCATGGAAATCAACAAAGATGATATTCGTCCTCTTTTTGGCTTCTTCTACTAATTCTTCCGCTTTTAAAAATGGGCAATCAATTGCAGGCAAAAATGTTCTTCCCTGCAGGCTGATAACAGCAATTTCATGCTGGTTGAATTTAGAGTACACGATGCCTTGCCCAGGGTTCCCTTTTGGGAAATTGGCAGGCCTCACCATGTTTTTCGCTTTATCGATGAATTCAAAGATCTCCCGGTTATCCCATGTGTGATTACCTAATGTCACAACATTGGCTCCGGATTCTAGAATCTGGCGATAGATTTTCTCAGTAATCCCCTTGCCTCCTGCGGCGTTTTCTCCATTCACAATCGTAAACTGTGGACGGAATTTTTCTTTCAACCTCGGCAAATACTCTTTAATCATGTCGCGGCCGGGAGAACCGACAACGTCTCCTACGAATAATAATCTCATTTTACTGCCCTTTCTAAACTAAATTTCTATTCCATTATTGTATCACAAGAAGTCGATCATTAGTCTCTCGTGCATTTATGTACATTCAGCCAAAAACAAAAAAAGCGGTGAAAATCACCGCTTTATTTCGCATATTCAACTGCTCTTGTTTCACGGATCACAGTTACTTTAATGTGACCTGGATAATCAAGTTCTTCTTCTATCCGTTTCCGGATATCACGCGCTAATCGATGGGCTTCTAGATCATCGATTTGTTCTGGCCTTACCATAATGCGAACCTCGCGCCCTGCTTGAATAGCAAATGACTTTTCTACACCCTCGTAGGATTCTGAAATTTCTTCCAGCTTCTCTAAACGGCGGATATAGTTTTCAAGCGTTTCACTTCTTGCTCCTGGACGGGCTGCTGATAGAGCATCAGCTGCTGCCACTAGAACGGCAATGATAGACGTCGGTTCTGTATCACCATGATGGGATGCAATGGAATTGATTACAACTGGGTGTTCTTTATACTTCGTTGCCAATTCCACTCCGATTTCTACATGGCTTCCTTCAACTTCATGGTCAACTGCTTTACCAATATCATGCAGCAATCCTGCACGACGGGCAAGGGTTTCATCCTCACCAAGTTCAGCTGCCAATAGCCCTGAAAGAAATGCCACTTCCATCGAATGCTTTAAGACGTTCTGGCCATAGCTTGTACGATATTTCAATCGTCCAAGAATCTTGATTAAATCAGGATGAAGTCCATGAACTCCAACTTCAAATGTTGTTTGTTCACCGATTTCACGGATATGTTCATCAACCTCGCGTCTGGCTTTATCAACCATTTCTTCAATACGCGCTGGATGGATGCGTCCGTCCTGAACCAGTTTCTCAAGTGCGATTCGGGCAGTTTCACGACGGATAGGATCAAATCCTGAAAGAATAACTGCTTCAGGAGTATCATCAATAATTAAATCGATTCCGGTCAAAGTTTCAAGTGTACGAATATTCCGGCCTTCTCTACCAATGATACGGCCTTTCATTTCGTCATTTGGAAGGGTAACGACAGATACAGTCGTTTCTGCCACGTGCTCTGCAGCACATCTTTGGATAGCTAGTGAAAGTACTTCTTTCGCTTTCTTATCAGCATCCTCTTTCGCCCTGTTCTCACTTTCCTTCACCATAATGGCGATATCGTGA
It includes:
- the rny gene encoding ribonuclease Y — translated: MEPITIISILLGLIVGVVVGYLIRKSIAEAKISGAKNAAEQIVEDAKREAESLKKEALLEAKDENHKLRTETERELRERRNELQKQENRLLQKEENLDRKDESLDKRELMLEKKEDSLGQRQQHIEEMESKVDDMVRSQKAELERISGLTRDEAKSIIIDRVENELAHDIAIMVKESENRAKEDADKKAKEVLSLAIQRCAAEHVAETTVSVVTLPNDEMKGRIIGREGRNIRTLETLTGIDLIIDDTPEAVILSGFDPIRRETARIALEKLVQDGRIHPARIEEMVDKARREVDEHIREIGEQTTFEVGVHGLHPDLIKILGRLKYRTSYGQNVLKHSMEVAFLSGLLAAELGEDETLARRAGLLHDIGKAVDHEVEGSHVEIGVELATKYKEHPVVINSIASHHGDTEPTSIIAVLVAAADALSAARPGARSETLENYIRRLEKLEEISESYEGVEKSFAIQAGREVRIMVRPEQIDDLEAHRLARDIRKRIEEELDYPGHIKVTVIRETRAVEYAK
- a CDS encoding TIGR00282 family metallophosphoesterase, with amino-acid sequence MRLLFVGDVVGSPGRDMIKEYLPRLKEKFRPQFTIVNGENAAGGKGITEKIYRQILESGANVVTLGNHTWDNREIFEFIDKAKNMVRPANFPKGNPGQGIVYSKFNQHEIAVISLQGRTFLPAIDCPFLKAEELVEEAKKRTNIIFVDFHAEATSEKQAMGWFLDGKVTAVVGTHTHVQTADNRVLPEGTAYLSDVGMTGPYDEILGMTKESVLKRFLTSMPVRFEVPKEGRKQLSACIIDLDDATGKASKIERILINEDHPFFS